The Deltaproteobacteria bacterium genome has a window encoding:
- a CDS encoding PEP/pyruvate-binding domain-containing protein — MFNDRREQVLLTADHKAHVDLGEVTMTEKEKSIILWYDELEGKDFNLVGKKNANLGEMIRAGIRTSPGFALTIYANDLFITSMGIKSALENYLKDLGRVTYENSLKASAFAVNLIEEASVPSIITDELFREYQKLCDLAGVENVPVATRSSGAISMPGQMETFLNIRGQEDLLHYIKKTWASAYFVEAITYRMNKGLGFILNIGVGVPKMVNSRVSGIVFTLNPLNGDRSKISVDVSYGLGEAVVSGLVTPDNFLVDKVTLEPIRSKLGEKEVQCVYEETGSTIKTVNVPQEARSRLSIDKEELKEICRISKAIDRYYGKPYDIEFAIDADLSFPENVIILQVRPESVWSKKEIKPKIEKKKDAMDRVINQLITGVRLK, encoded by the coding sequence GTGTTTAATGATCGCCGGGAACAAGTCCTTTTAACCGCTGATCACAAAGCTCACGTAGATTTGGGGGAAGTCACGATGACTGAAAAGGAAAAAAGCATTATCCTCTGGTATGATGAATTGGAGGGAAAGGACTTCAATCTGGTTGGGAAAAAAAATGCCAATTTGGGAGAGATGATCAGGGCCGGCATTCGAACCAGCCCCGGATTCGCCCTGACCATTTATGCCAATGATCTTTTTATTACCAGTATGGGCATCAAATCCGCATTGGAAAACTATTTAAAGGATCTTGGCCGGGTCACCTATGAAAACAGCCTCAAGGCCAGCGCCTTTGCGGTGAACCTCATTGAGGAGGCCTCCGTTCCATCCATCATTACCGATGAATTGTTTCGGGAATATCAGAAACTGTGCGACCTGGCCGGGGTTGAAAACGTTCCGGTGGCTACCAGATCGAGTGGTGCCATTTCCATGCCCGGCCAGATGGAAACCTTCCTGAATATCCGGGGGCAGGAGGATCTCCTGCACTATATCAAAAAAACCTGGGCCAGTGCCTATTTTGTGGAAGCCATCACTTATCGTATGAACAAGGGCCTGGGTTTTATCCTCAACATCGGCGTAGGCGTTCCCAAGATGGTCAACTCCCGGGTATCCGGGATTGTCTTCACCTTGAATCCGTTGAACGGGGACCGTTCCAAGATTTCGGTGGATGTCAGTTATGGTCTGGGAGAGGCAGTCGTCAGCGGCCTGGTCACTCCCGACAATTTTCTGGTAGACAAAGTCACGTTAGAACCCATTCGATCCAAATTGGGAGAAAAGGAGGTGCAGTGCGTTTATGAAGAAACGGGAAGCACGATTAAAACGGTAAATGTTCCCCAGGAGGCCCGTAGCCGGCTCTCCATTGACAAAGAGGAACTCAAAGAAATTTGCCGGATTTCAAAGGCCATTGACCGGTATTATGGCAAACCCTACGACATCGAATTTGCCATAGATGCCGATCTTTCTTTTCCTGAAAATGTCATCATTCTTCAAGTCCGACCCGAGTCGGTCTGGTCTAAGAAAGAGATTAAACCCAAAATAGAGAAAAAGAAGGATGCCATGGATCGGGTTATTAACCAACTCATCACCGGAGTCAGGCTGAAATGA
- a CDS encoding HAD-IA family hydrolase encodes MNGLKKSDRDSSQKTLGVKEIFFDFEGTLVDFQWQLVPAVHECLSALMKAGFKKEWYGANPSYAHIYNHTFDLIRKGEVQDEASPALAIISTIYDRYDADALSRWNLYPDTLDGLEMLGKQGFRMGIVSNIGTQALRKAMDRLDLSGRLEVVISRNDVKHIKPHPEGLIKAAETLQVVPAQIVFIGDSRNDVQAARAAGMLAVYLRGGEDSPEDMARFPADLDIDHLGQLPPLLSRIIP; translated from the coding sequence ATGAATGGTCTAAAGAAGTCCGACAGGGATAGTAGTCAAAAAACCCTGGGGGTAAAGGAAATATTTTTCGATTTCGAAGGAACTCTGGTAGATTTTCAGTGGCAACTGGTACCGGCAGTCCATGAATGTTTATCGGCACTCATGAAGGCCGGCTTCAAAAAAGAGTGGTACGGAGCCAATCCAAGTTATGCCCATATTTACAACCACACTTTTGATCTTATCCGGAAGGGGGAGGTCCAGGACGAAGCTTCCCCGGCTTTGGCCATTATAAGCACCATTTACGACCGATACGACGCCGACGCCTTGTCCCGCTGGAATCTTTACCCTGATACGCTGGATGGTCTTGAAATGCTCGGAAAGCAGGGATTTCGAATGGGCATAGTAAGCAATATAGGCACGCAGGCCCTCCGAAAGGCCATGGACCGGCTGGATCTTTCGGGTCGCTTAGAGGTGGTGATATCCCGTAATGACGTAAAACACATCAAGCCCCACCCCGAGGGACTGATCAAAGCCGCCGAAACGCTCCAGGTCGTTCCGGCACAGATCGTATTTATCGGGGATTCCAGAAATGACGTCCAGGCGGCCCGGGCCGCCGGTATGTTGGCCGTTTACCTTCGTGGAGGGGAAGATTCACCTGAAGACATGGCCCGATTCCCGGCCGATCTCGATATAGACCACCTCGGTCAATTGCCGCCTCTCCTTTCCCGGATCATCCCTTGA
- the ppcB gene encoding phenylphosphate carboxylase subunit beta, whose product MKDLREFIAKCEERGILHRIKAEVDWDLEASHIAKLNEENKGPALLFENIKGYSSPLLMSTCTTTERLAIIMGMPPDSTLVQLMEQWVEKGKKGIPPKLVDSGPCKENKMTGDAVDLFKFPAPKFYPRDGGRFFGTAHFVVTKDPDSGWVNLGTYRLQLLGKNILGTQFIKGKHSDIMLKKYQAMKKPMPVAVVVGCDPLLFIMGGARLSAFVSEYDLAGSIRNEPIEVVQCETNDLIVPATAEIVVEGEVDAEAFMPEGPFGEYTGYYSGVGTDPRNFIKVNCVTHRNNPIFMSTTVGRAVTDSHMALALAYGASLWQQLVDMKIPGLKAVYCPPEAAGRFLAIISVKQMYPGHADQILTAAISTEMGAYGLKTVIVVDDDIDPWDIPRVMYALAFRFQPNRSQVIKRGRSTPLDPSLPIDQRWITGRLLLDATIPYDWKEKPIPIVLDSDMVKRVQGRWSELGF is encoded by the coding sequence ATGAAAGACCTGAGAGAATTTATCGCCAAGTGTGAGGAAAGAGGGATTCTGCATCGGATCAAGGCTGAAGTGGATTGGGATCTTGAAGCCTCCCATATCGCCAAGCTGAATGAAGAAAACAAGGGGCCGGCCCTGTTGTTTGAGAACATTAAGGGATATAGTTCGCCCCTCCTGATGAGCACCTGCACCACTACGGAAAGACTGGCCATCATCATGGGTATGCCTCCGGACTCCACCCTGGTCCAGCTCATGGAACAGTGGGTTGAGAAGGGGAAAAAAGGGATCCCGCCGAAACTTGTGGATTCCGGCCCCTGTAAAGAGAACAAGATGACCGGCGATGCCGTGGACCTCTTCAAATTCCCGGCGCCTAAGTTCTATCCCCGGGACGGCGGCCGATTCTTCGGCACGGCTCACTTTGTGGTCACCAAAGACCCGGACTCCGGTTGGGTCAACCTGGGAACCTACCGGCTTCAGTTGCTGGGGAAAAACATCCTGGGCACCCAGTTTATCAAAGGGAAACATTCCGATATCATGCTCAAGAAATACCAGGCCATGAAAAAGCCTATGCCCGTAGCGGTGGTCGTGGGCTGCGATCCTCTTTTGTTCATCATGGGTGGGGCCAGACTCTCCGCTTTTGTGTCTGAATACGATCTGGCCGGCTCCATAAGGAATGAGCCCATCGAGGTGGTCCAGTGCGAGACCAATGACCTGATCGTTCCGGCCACGGCCGAGATTGTCGTTGAGGGCGAAGTGGATGCCGAGGCCTTTATGCCCGAAGGTCCTTTCGGGGAATATACCGGTTATTATTCCGGCGTCGGCACCGACCCCAGAAATTTTATCAAGGTCAATTGTGTGACCCACCGGAACAATCCCATCTTCATGTCCACCACCGTCGGCCGGGCCGTGACCGATTCTCATATGGCCCTGGCCCTGGCCTATGGTGCTTCCCTCTGGCAGCAGCTCGTGGACATGAAAATCCCCGGCCTCAAAGCGGTTTATTGTCCTCCTGAAGCTGCCGGACGCTTTCTCGCTATCATTTCCGTGAAGCAGATGTATCCGGGACATGCCGACCAAATCCTGACGGCGGCCATCTCCACGGAGATGGGGGCCTACGGTCTCAAGACCGTCATCGTGGTCGATGATGACATCGATCCCTGGGATATCCCCCGGGTCATGTATGCCCTGGCCTTCCGGTTTCAGCCGAACCGATCCCAGGTCATCAAACGGGGAAGGTCCACACCCCTGGACCCGTCTCTCCCTATTGATCAGAGGTGGATCACCGGCAGGCTCCTGCTCGATGCCACCATTCCTTATGATTGGAAGGAAAAACCGATTCCCATCGTCCTGGATTCGGATATGGTCAAGCGGGTTCAGGGTCGATGGTCAGAACTCGGGTTTTAA
- a CDS encoding LysR family transcriptional regulator — MINFNQLRIFYQAAKYQSCTVAAKKLFITQPAVTAQVKAFEDSCNLRLFKKRGRKIYLTDEGKKLYQYANQIFEYEKEIEDIIEDMRALKTGVLKLGTTKTYARTYMPIFITRFRQSYPHIKIHLNEGSSLEMANSLLDFQNEIAIIAKIEDNPQICYVPFCREDILVLMPPDHALAKKRSVTLAEIAQEPIIIKERGSGTRKALDEALAQKGIVPNISMETTNTDFIKQLVIRGAGISFLVKSGILKELEEGKLVTVPIKDCQIHSDVNLAYLRTQHLSTPAQAFLELLKGLSLEESPLQNIECLINRMAVPSR; from the coding sequence ATGATCAATTTTAACCAGCTTAGGATCTTCTACCAGGCAGCCAAATATCAGAGTTGCACGGTTGCCGCCAAAAAGCTTTTCATCACCCAACCGGCGGTCACGGCTCAAGTGAAGGCCTTCGAAGATTCCTGCAATCTCCGGCTGTTTAAAAAAAGGGGGCGAAAGATCTATCTGACCGATGAAGGGAAAAAACTATATCAATATGCCAATCAAATTTTTGAATATGAGAAAGAAATCGAAGATATCATCGAGGATATGCGGGCCTTAAAGACCGGCGTATTGAAATTGGGAACCACCAAAACCTATGCCCGGACCTACATGCCCATTTTTATCACCAGATTCAGACAATCTTACCCCCACATCAAGATCCACCTCAATGAAGGCAGTTCTCTCGAAATGGCCAACAGCCTCCTGGATTTTCAAAACGAGATTGCCATCATCGCTAAAATTGAAGACAATCCCCAGATCTGTTATGTCCCCTTTTGCCGGGAGGATATTTTGGTTCTCATGCCTCCGGATCATGCCCTCGCCAAAAAGAGATCCGTGACGTTAGCTGAAATCGCTCAGGAACCGATCATCATCAAGGAGAGGGGTTCCGGCACCCGGAAAGCCTTGGATGAAGCTTTGGCCCAAAAGGGGATTGTCCCCAATATTTCCATGGAAACAACCAATACCGACTTCATCAAACAACTGGTCATTCGTGGGGCGGGGATCTCTTTTTTGGTAAAATCAGGAATCTTAAAAGAACTTGAAGAAGGGAAACTGGTCACCGTTCCCATAAAAGACTGCCAAATTCACTCGGATGTCAACCTCGCCTATTTGAGAACCCAGCATCTCTCAACGCCGGCCCAAGCCTTTCTCGAACTCCTGAAAGGCTTATCTTTGGAAGAGTCCCCCCTTCAGAATATAGAGTGTTTGATTAACAGGATGGCTGTCCCCTCCCGCTGA